One stretch of Legionella birminghamensis DNA includes these proteins:
- a CDS encoding ankyrin repeat domain-containing protein, which produces MSNELTFIGFQIRQAIEDKQLHTLQSLLEDDACTAEVLLERCVKFNSTSLHLAIETGSSEIVSALVNSKHCTEALLSAVNSQGYPALCAAISKNSEEMTEAILLSKHCQKQTIVASTQDRSRCNALHLAVMSKNNRIVRALLNSKYASELLDARCRPILLSYNPFELAALDANTEMLTDFICHPAFMKSKQNLKEIHISLDIELLGIKGAVALFEKRKHYLYQTEKLITALSSKIDYFNKKNYKDKMLVRKVRDELKAAKEEYEGGILTPELQESFEAACFNVLREARNAEVKQHLQVFRGGIRGLIDSFLKCIGCDAQIKSNRGRFFVPQTKTEVLWNRFEELIPQVNSPSPFSS; this is translated from the coding sequence ATGTCCAATGAATTAACATTTATCGGTTTCCAAATTCGACAAGCCATTGAAGACAAACAGCTTCATACTCTTCAATCGTTGCTTGAAGATGATGCTTGTACTGCAGAGGTGTTACTTGAGCGTTGTGTAAAATTCAATAGCACTTCCCTGCACTTGGCAATTGAAACGGGTAGTTCGGAAATTGTAAGCGCTTTGGTAAACAGCAAACATTGCACTGAAGCATTGCTGAGCGCAGTCAATAGCCAAGGCTATCCTGCTTTGTGTGCTGCTATTTCAAAAAATAGCGAGGAGATGACTGAAGCAATTTTACTTAGTAAACATTGTCAAAAACAGACTATAGTTGCAAGCACACAAGATCGGTCCAGATGTAATGCGCTACACCTCGCTGTAATGAGTAAAAACAATAGAATTGTCAGGGCGTTACTCAATTCAAAGTATGCTTCTGAACTCTTGGATGCTCGTTGCAGACCCATACTATTAAGTTATAATCCCTTTGAACTGGCGGCTTTAGATGCTAATACGGAAATGCTGACAGATTTTATCTGTCATCCTGCTTTTATGAAATCTAAGCAAAACTTGAAAGAAATTCACATTTCACTGGATATTGAACTATTAGGCATAAAGGGTGCTGTCGCACTATTTGAAAAACGCAAACATTACTTATACCAAACTGAGAAGCTTATTACTGCGTTATCTTCTAAAATTGATTATTTTAATAAGAAAAACTATAAAGATAAGATGCTGGTTCGTAAGGTAAGAGATGAGTTGAAGGCTGCAAAAGAGGAATATGAAGGAGGAATATTAACTCCGGAATTGCAAGAGTCCTTTGAGGCGGCTTGCTTTAATGTTCTGCGAGAGGCTAGGAATGCTGAAGTTAAACAACACTTGCAAGTATTTCGAGGTGGCATCCGGGGCTTAATTGACAGTTTTCTCAAGTGTATAGGTTGTGATGCACAAATAAAATCAAATCGTGGCCGTTTTTTTGTCCCTCAAACGAAAACAGAAGTTCTTTGGAATAGGTTTGAGGAATTAATTCCCCAGGTAAATTCCCCAAGCCCTTTTAGTTCATAA
- the sufD gene encoding Fe-S cluster assembly protein SufD: protein MSAILEFYQSQIKNKPAPLPGLAEIQRNALQAFRRLGFPTRHHEEWKYTLVDPLLQYEFHSELPADSGISGPATPEFGIHCGLNNGSFYSSEAVNELRKQGVIVESLLTIAQEQPERVSAYLQQTRYDHGFQALNAANLNSGLFIYIPADLKLEEPLVINYWQDLAELAVHSRTLIILEKNASAAIVESWQGKKDCVYLSNQMTEVYLAEQAELTHYKIQQESKKAFHIGQLTVQQAYASRLKSHSLSLGGRLVRSDINIALQESKAECLMNGIYAPADSQHIDHHTVVNHRVPECRSAQDYKGIMAGKSRAVFNGKVIVAPGAQHTEAQQQNKNLLLSGQSEVNTKPQLEIFADDVICSHGATVGQLDEDALFYLATRGIGRQEASRYLIQAFAAENLRLIDYRPAAEWIANLINQQLEEHYA from the coding sequence ATGAGCGCAATACTTGAGTTTTACCAGTCACAGATTAAAAATAAGCCTGCTCCACTGCCTGGTCTTGCCGAGATTCAGCGGAATGCTTTGCAGGCCTTCAGACGTCTGGGATTTCCCACCCGACATCATGAAGAGTGGAAATATACGCTCGTTGACCCGCTGCTTCAGTATGAGTTTCACTCTGAGCTCCCTGCTGACTCTGGGATATCAGGTCCTGCTACGCCAGAATTTGGTATACATTGTGGTTTGAACAATGGTTCATTCTACAGCTCGGAAGCAGTTAATGAATTACGCAAGCAGGGCGTTATCGTTGAATCGCTGCTGACCATTGCGCAAGAGCAACCGGAACGTGTTAGTGCCTATTTACAGCAAACTCGTTATGACCATGGTTTTCAGGCCTTGAATGCGGCTAATTTAAATAGCGGTTTGTTTATCTATATCCCCGCTGATTTGAAACTTGAGGAGCCCCTGGTCATAAACTACTGGCAGGATCTGGCTGAATTGGCAGTCCATTCCCGTACTCTTATTATTTTGGAAAAGAATGCTTCGGCAGCCATTGTCGAATCCTGGCAAGGCAAGAAAGACTGCGTTTATTTAAGCAACCAGATGACTGAAGTCTATTTAGCGGAACAGGCAGAACTGACTCATTATAAAATCCAGCAGGAAAGCAAAAAGGCCTTTCACATCGGCCAGTTAACGGTACAACAGGCCTATGCCAGCCGCTTGAAAAGCCATTCGCTAAGCCTTGGCGGACGATTAGTGCGCAGCGATATCAATATCGCCCTGCAGGAAAGCAAAGCTGAATGCCTGATGAATGGTATTTATGCCCCTGCAGATAGCCAGCATATTGACCATCATACTGTGGTGAACCACCGGGTGCCTGAATGCCGCAGTGCCCAGGATTACAAAGGTATCATGGCTGGAAAGTCGCGTGCGGTGTTTAACGGCAAAGTTATCGTTGCACCCGGTGCTCAGCATACTGAGGCGCAGCAGCAAAATAAAAATTTATTACTCAGCGGCCAGTCCGAAGTGAACACCAAACCGCAACTGGAAATTTTTGCCGATGATGTGATTTGCTCCCATGGAGCCACTGTCGGACAGTTGGATGAGGACGCTCTATTTTATCTGGCTACCCGCGGCATTGGTCGACAGGAGGCCAGCCGTTATCTGATTCAGGCTTTTGCTGCCGAAAATCTTCGCTTGATTGATTATCGACCGGCTGCTGAATGGATTGCTAATTTAATTAATCAGCAATTGGAGGAACATTATGCCTGA
- a CDS encoding RluA family pseudouridine synthase, translating to MNDVRYLEVTANEEGQRLDNYLMRVLKGVPKSHIYRIIRSGEVRINKKRAQAASRLMEGDILRIPPVRTSQEKEHFVGDRLEQLLKKSIIYEDNELLVINKPAGIAVHGGSGLSLGVIEALRKIRTDLHYLELVHRLDRDTSGCLLLAKKRSALRLIQAQLESREVKKIYWALLHNTWTDNRKILVDQPLKKNILHSGERVVIVHPEGKPSQTEFRLLENYADACWVEASPRTGRTHQIRVHSAYLKHPIAGDEKYGGARLSYDFIRDRSRLYLHARSIQFNLKDKKLCFEAELDEQFSQTLKFLRTRECGSHE from the coding sequence ATGAATGATGTACGCTATCTGGAAGTAACTGCCAATGAAGAAGGGCAGCGTCTGGACAATTATCTAATGAGGGTATTGAAAGGGGTTCCCAAGAGCCATATTTACCGCATCATTCGTTCCGGTGAGGTACGCATCAATAAAAAAAGGGCCCAGGCAGCAAGCCGGCTAATGGAAGGAGATATACTGCGCATTCCCCCGGTACGAACCAGCCAGGAGAAGGAGCATTTTGTAGGCGACAGGCTTGAGCAGCTGCTGAAAAAAAGCATTATTTATGAAGATAATGAATTGCTGGTAATTAACAAACCGGCAGGTATAGCAGTGCATGGCGGAAGTGGTTTAAGCCTTGGGGTCATTGAGGCGCTTCGCAAAATCCGGACTGATTTGCATTATCTGGAACTGGTGCACCGCCTGGACAGGGACACTTCGGGTTGCCTGTTACTGGCTAAAAAAAGAAGTGCTTTAAGATTGATCCAGGCACAGCTGGAGAGCAGGGAAGTAAAAAAGATTTACTGGGCACTGCTGCATAATACCTGGACGGATAATCGAAAAATTCTGGTTGATCAACCACTGAAAAAAAATATTCTGCACTCTGGTGAGCGCGTGGTCATTGTTCATCCTGAAGGAAAACCTTCGCAGACTGAATTTAGGCTGCTGGAGAATTATGCGGATGCCTGCTGGGTGGAAGCATCTCCCAGAACAGGCCGTACGCATCAAATACGGGTGCACAGTGCGTATCTCAAGCACCCCATTGCCGGCGATGAAAAGTATGGCGGTGCGCGTTTATCTTATGATTTTATTCGTGATCGTTCTCGGCTATATTTGCATGCGCGGTCAATTCAATTTAATCTGAAGGACAAAAAACTTTGTTTTGAGGCGGAATTGGATGAGCAATTCAGCCAAACATTAAAATTCTTACGTACACGGGAGTGTGGTAGTCATGAGTAA
- the sufC gene encoding Fe-S cluster assembly ATPase SufC — protein sequence MLEIRNLNVAINSQPILKGIDLQVKAGEVHAIMGPNGSGKSTLSKVLAGHPAYTVTDGDVSYSGLDLLPLSPEQRAQSGIFMSFQYPVEIPGVTNINFLKASVNAVRKGQGKPTLDAIDFLSFIREKCQLLDMDESFLYRSINEGFSGGEKKRNEILQMAALEPKLAILDETDSGLDIDALRIISQGVNAMRSPERAIILVTHYQRLLDYIEPDFIHVLANGRIIKSGDKNLALELEKKGYSWLEETV from the coding sequence ATGTTAGAAATTAGAAATCTTAATGTAGCCATCAATTCTCAACCTATTTTAAAAGGGATTGATTTGCAGGTTAAAGCCGGAGAAGTACACGCGATCATGGGCCCGAATGGCTCAGGAAAGAGTACTTTATCCAAGGTATTGGCGGGTCATCCTGCTTATACCGTGACTGACGGTGATGTGAGTTACTCAGGGCTTGATCTCTTGCCGTTGTCACCTGAACAACGAGCCCAATCCGGTATTTTTATGTCTTTCCAGTATCCGGTAGAAATCCCTGGCGTCACGAATATTAATTTTCTAAAAGCATCGGTTAATGCCGTGAGAAAAGGCCAGGGTAAACCAACCCTGGATGCAATCGATTTCCTCAGTTTTATTCGCGAAAAATGCCAGCTGCTGGATATGGATGAAAGTTTTCTCTACCGCAGTATAAATGAAGGATTTTCAGGCGGTGAAAAAAAGCGCAATGAGATTTTACAAATGGCGGCATTAGAGCCCAAACTCGCCATTCTGGATGAAACAGACTCTGGCCTGGATATTGATGCATTACGCATTATTTCCCAGGGCGTTAATGCCATGCGCTCACCGGAAAGAGCCATTATTCTGGTTACTCACTATCAACGCCTGCTCGATTATATCGAGCCTGACTTTATCCATGTTCTGGCCAATGGGCGTATCATCAAGTCCGGCGATAAAAACCTGGCACTGGAATTGGAGAAGAAGGGCTATAGCTGGCTCGAGGAGACGGTATAG
- a CDS encoding SUF system Fe-S cluster assembly protein — protein MFGFKKKPEQEQLKELVISELKTVFDPEIPVNIYDLGLIYDIEIDDEHHAHVKMTLTTPGCPVAQTFPGTVEQAVNRVEGISDCTVELVWDPPWTQERMTEAARLELGIFY, from the coding sequence ATGTTCGGATTTAAAAAGAAACCGGAGCAGGAGCAACTCAAAGAGCTGGTTATCAGCGAGTTGAAAACCGTATTTGATCCGGAAATTCCAGTCAATATTTACGATTTGGGTTTAATATATGACATTGAAATTGATGATGAGCATCATGCCCACGTTAAAATGACCCTGACTACTCCCGGTTGCCCTGTGGCGCAGACTTTTCCTGGAACCGTAGAGCAAGCGGTGAATCGGGTGGAAGGAATTAGCGATTGCACAGTTGAACTGGTCTGGGATCCCCCCTGGACCCAGGAGCGAATGACCGAGGCCGCCAGATTAGAGCTGGGAATATTTTATTAA
- a CDS encoding HAD family hydrolase — MSKRYRLVVFDWEGTISDTLGQIIDYVASEARRLNLGEMDPELAREHVSLGLVNATKKVFPHLSPPQLEQLLEAVQLKLYARHAEVYLIPGVLELIQRLSKEGVFLAIATNKGQQSLHKALQSTGLEKYFTVTKSAGVLPSKPHPEMLVEILRDFGVTPEDTLMIGDSPTDMEMAKSLEVDVIGVDFYHQHPELLEQSGALAVFDDYKLVADFLQLPQKD; from the coding sequence ATGAGTAAGCGATATCGTCTGGTCGTCTTCGACTGGGAAGGGACAATCAGCGACACTCTTGGTCAGATTATAGACTATGTGGCCAGTGAGGCAAGGCGCTTGAATCTGGGTGAAATGGATCCGGAACTTGCAAGGGAGCATGTAAGCCTTGGGCTGGTTAATGCGACGAAAAAGGTATTTCCTCATTTAAGCCCGCCACAACTGGAACAATTACTGGAGGCAGTTCAGCTCAAACTTTATGCGCGTCATGCCGAAGTTTATCTGATTCCTGGTGTTCTTGAATTAATCCAGCGTCTTAGCAAGGAAGGCGTGTTTCTTGCCATCGCTACTAACAAAGGACAGCAAAGCCTGCATAAGGCGCTACAAAGCACCGGCCTGGAAAAGTATTTTACAGTGACCAAATCAGCAGGGGTTCTTCCTTCAAAGCCTCATCCGGAAATGCTTGTTGAGATTTTGCGTGATTTCGGCGTTACCCCGGAGGATACCCTGATGATTGGTGATTCACCCACGGATATGGAAATGGCAAAGAGTTTAGAGGTGGATGTAATCGGGGTGGACTTTTATCACCAGCATCCCGAACTACTAGAGCAATCAGGTGCGCTGGCTGTATTTGATGATTACAAGCTGGTTGCTGATTTTCTTCAACTGCCGCAAAAGGATTGA
- a CDS encoding Rne/Rng family ribonuclease, which translates to MEKMLINATQSEEVRVALIKDNYLFDLDIDCPTEVKKKGNIYKAVVTRREPSLDAVFVEYGAKRQGFLPLKEIAPEYLSKNPDEFGDDRPPITSLIRENQELLVQVDKEERGGKGAALTTFITLAGCYLVLMPNNPNSGGISRRIEGDDRDELKETLNALELPEGMGLIIRTAGVGKGQDELQADLDMLCNQWQAIRNAYTNQLAPCLIHQEGDVIIRSIRDNLRKSISEIIIDDQISYVKAKQYIEQVKPDFLPNVKLYNNNIPLFNFYQIESQIETAYQREVALPSGGALVIDRTEALVSIDVNSAKATSGADIETTALNTNLEAANEIARQLRLRDLGGLVVIDFIDMNSSKNQRDVENELKEALKTDRARIQVGRISRFGLLEMSRQRLRLSLGETAQEVCPRCEGRGTVRNIQSHGLSIVRLIEEEALKDKTAEVHVQVPVEMATFIINEKREFILHIEKRHGVKIIVIANPYMQTPQYSITRLKEDNVGKNKKPSYTMIQQPELTIIRDEQDAVRDEPAVKTFAVATGSKAPQTSFIKRLWTSLFGGADETAKQPAAKPEQKQPRSQNQRQASTRTGGEKRQGGSPSRRRRPSGNQQRQTPGGNMQRKKSGNQQQQQSGARVVPLKTDMNQGKRKDNKEQQTANREHSDN; encoded by the coding sequence ATGGAGAAAATGTTAATAAATGCGACTCAATCTGAAGAAGTTCGAGTTGCGCTGATAAAAGATAACTATCTGTTTGATTTGGACATTGATTGTCCAACTGAAGTAAAAAAGAAAGGAAATATTTACAAGGCTGTTGTAACCCGCCGCGAACCCAGTCTTGACGCTGTCTTTGTAGAATACGGCGCGAAACGACAAGGATTCCTGCCTTTAAAAGAAATTGCTCCCGAGTATCTGAGTAAAAATCCTGATGAGTTTGGCGACGATCGCCCGCCCATTACTTCATTGATTCGTGAAAATCAGGAATTACTGGTCCAGGTTGACAAAGAAGAACGCGGCGGCAAGGGTGCAGCGCTTACAACCTTCATTACACTGGCAGGCTGCTACCTGGTTTTAATGCCCAATAATCCAAACTCAGGGGGTATTTCCCGTCGAATTGAGGGCGATGATCGTGATGAATTGAAAGAAACGCTCAATGCCCTGGAATTACCTGAAGGAATGGGCCTGATTATTCGCACCGCAGGCGTTGGCAAAGGCCAGGATGAATTACAGGCTGACCTCGATATGCTATGCAATCAATGGCAGGCTATTCGTAATGCATACACTAATCAATTAGCCCCCTGCCTCATCCATCAGGAAGGCGATGTAATCATTCGTTCGATTCGCGATAATCTGAGGAAGTCGATTTCTGAAATCATTATTGATGATCAGATTTCCTATGTTAAAGCCAAACAATACATTGAACAGGTTAAACCTGACTTTTTGCCCAATGTTAAATTGTACAATAACAACATTCCCCTGTTTAATTTTTATCAAATTGAAAGCCAGATTGAAACCGCTTATCAGCGCGAAGTAGCCCTGCCCTCTGGCGGCGCACTGGTTATCGACCGCACTGAAGCCCTGGTCTCCATTGACGTTAACTCAGCCAAGGCAACCAGTGGTGCTGATATTGAAACCACAGCGCTTAATACCAATCTTGAAGCTGCCAATGAAATTGCACGGCAATTACGCTTGCGCGACCTGGGTGGATTGGTAGTCATCGATTTCATTGACATGAATTCCAGTAAAAATCAGCGTGATGTGGAGAACGAATTAAAAGAAGCGTTAAAAACTGACCGCGCAAGAATTCAGGTTGGCCGCATTTCCCGCTTTGGTTTACTGGAAATGTCTCGCCAGCGCTTACGCCTCTCTCTCGGCGAAACCGCTCAGGAAGTCTGCCCGCGCTGCGAAGGACGTGGAACTGTCAGAAATATTCAGTCGCATGGCCTGTCTATTGTTCGTCTTATCGAAGAAGAAGCATTGAAGGATAAAACCGCTGAAGTACATGTTCAGGTTCCAGTTGAAATGGCGACCTTTATCATTAACGAGAAGCGCGAATTTATCCTGCATATTGAGAAACGTCATGGGGTCAAGATTATTGTCATTGCTAACCCTTACATGCAAACCCCTCAATACAGCATTACCCGCCTGAAAGAAGATAATGTAGGCAAGAATAAAAAACCCAGTTATACAATGATTCAACAACCTGAGTTAACGATTATTCGTGACGAGCAGGATGCTGTAAGAGACGAACCAGCAGTGAAGACCTTTGCTGTAGCAACTGGCTCAAAAGCGCCGCAAACCAGCTTTATTAAACGTTTGTGGACCAGTCTTTTTGGTGGTGCTGATGAAACTGCAAAACAACCTGCTGCCAAACCAGAGCAAAAGCAGCCCCGTAGTCAGAATCAGCGGCAAGCAAGCACCAGGACTGGCGGCGAAAAACGCCAGGGTGGTTCTCCTTCTCGAAGAAGACGCCCATCAGGTAATCAGCAACGACAGACTCCAGGCGGAAATATGCAGCGCAAAAAAAGCGGTAATCAGCAGCAGCAACAATCCGGCGCACGAGTTGTTCCTTTAAAAACCGATATGAATCAGGGAAAGAGAAAGGATAACAAGGAACAGCAAACAGCTAATCGAGAACATAGCGACAATTAA
- the sufU gene encoding Fe-S cluster assembly sulfur transfer protein SufU, whose protein sequence is MNTDLRELYQEIIIDHNRNPRNHYAMTEATAQANGFNPLCGDKLTLYVKIENEVVEALSFVGCGCAISQASASLMTEALKGKSVDEAHQLFERFHTMVTSDESNEWAALDKLAVLAGVRAFPARVKCATLAWHTLEAALKKTKATVSTE, encoded by the coding sequence ATGAATACAGATTTAAGAGAGTTATATCAGGAAATTATTATTGATCATAACCGTAACCCTCGTAACCATTATGCAATGACAGAAGCAACTGCCCAGGCAAACGGATTCAATCCATTATGCGGAGACAAATTAACGCTCTATGTCAAAATTGAAAATGAGGTAGTGGAGGCTTTAAGCTTCGTGGGTTGCGGCTGCGCCATTTCCCAGGCTTCTGCCTCTTTAATGACAGAAGCGTTAAAAGGCAAGTCTGTTGACGAAGCGCACCAATTATTCGAGCGTTTCCATACTATGGTGACTAGTGATGAATCCAATGAATGGGCGGCCCTTGATAAATTAGCTGTTTTAGCTGGCGTTCGGGCTTTCCCAGCGCGAGTCAAATGCGCCACTCTGGCATGGCATACTTTGGAGGCTGCTTTAAAGAAAACGAAGGCAACGGTTAGTACGGAGTAG
- a CDS encoding cysteine desulfurase: MPDANALIDSFNIAKIRSDFPILDQTVNEHPLIYLDNAATTQKPKAVIEAISHYYMNDNANVHRGVHALSARATQQYEIARGKVQRFIHAKSLRECIFVRGTTEAINLVAQSFVAPRIMPGEEILVTHMEHHSNIVPWQMVCKKTGAQLTVAPISYDGEVLLDEYERLLTDNTKFVAINYASNALGTINPVKKMIEMAHAKGALVLLDGAQASAHLPIDVQDLNCDFYAFSGHKMYGPTGIGVLWGKEHLLDDMGPYQGGGEMINYVSFESSDYAQLPHKFEAGTPDIAGAIGLGATIDYLWSLDMDAVAAYENYLLNYATQEIKALKGFNIVGTARHKVPIISFVHGKIHSHDIGTILDSEGIAVRSGHHCAMPLMEFFNIAATTRISLSFYNTIEEIDRCIHALKKVKEVFA, encoded by the coding sequence ATGCCTGATGCAAACGCTCTGATTGACAGCTTTAATATTGCCAAAATTCGCAGTGATTTTCCGATTCTGGATCAGACCGTTAATGAACATCCTCTGATTTATCTTGATAACGCAGCAACCACACAGAAACCTAAAGCGGTTATTGAGGCGATTAGCCATTATTATATGAATGATAATGCCAATGTGCATCGCGGTGTTCATGCACTTAGCGCCAGAGCTACCCAGCAGTATGAAATCGCCCGTGGAAAGGTACAGCGTTTCATACATGCCAAAAGTTTACGGGAATGTATATTTGTGCGCGGAACAACAGAGGCAATTAATCTGGTGGCACAAAGTTTTGTGGCGCCGCGAATTATGCCCGGCGAAGAAATCCTTGTTACCCATATGGAGCATCATTCCAATATTGTTCCCTGGCAGATGGTGTGTAAAAAAACCGGTGCCCAATTAACGGTTGCCCCAATTTCCTATGATGGGGAAGTGCTGCTGGACGAATATGAACGATTGTTAACAGATAACACCAAATTTGTTGCTATCAATTATGCTTCCAATGCCTTGGGTACGATTAACCCGGTCAAAAAAATGATTGAAATGGCCCATGCTAAAGGGGCCTTGGTGTTGCTGGACGGTGCACAGGCTTCCGCCCACTTGCCGATCGATGTACAGGATTTAAATTGTGACTTCTATGCTTTTTCCGGCCATAAAATGTATGGACCAACGGGTATAGGCGTATTATGGGGAAAAGAGCATTTACTTGATGACATGGGACCCTATCAGGGCGGCGGTGAAATGATCAATTATGTATCATTTGAATCCAGCGATTATGCCCAATTGCCGCATAAGTTTGAGGCAGGAACACCCGATATTGCCGGGGCAATTGGATTAGGGGCGACCATTGATTACCTCTGGTCACTTGATATGGACGCCGTTGCTGCCTATGAAAACTATTTACTTAACTATGCAACCCAGGAAATTAAAGCGCTCAAGGGCTTTAATATTGTAGGTACTGCCAGACACAAGGTGCCGATTATTTCCTTTGTCCACGGCAAAATACATTCACATGACATCGGTACTATTCTTGACAGCGAAGGCATTGCGGTTCGCAGCGGTCATCATTGCGCCATGCCGTTAATGGAGTTTTTTAATATTGCGGCTACTACCCGCATTTCCCTGTCTTTCTATAATACCATTGAAGAAATAGATCGCTGCATTCATGCCTTGAAGAAGGTAAAAGAGGTTTTTGCATGA
- the epmA gene encoding elongation factor P--(R)-beta-lysine ligase: MSFQNSWRPSTSINLLRQRAAILNQIRAFFNQRGYLEVETPAMASCGITDVYLSNIKAIFRNETYYLQTSPEYHMKRLLAAGSGPIFQMAKAYRDDEFGRYHNPEFTMLEWYQLDIDHHALIQEVDELLQVILGCPPAIRKTYQQLFMEVCALDPFTATIADYRACLERFSLEYVLAADEKDADQYLFLLMSHIVEPSLASSTAPVVVYDFPVSQAALAQVNNDRAQRFEFYYGGMELANGFHELLDVEKQRNRFEQDIAKRKALGLELPPIDPYFLAALEHGLPACSGVALGVDRMVMLALQQTDIAGVLSFDFSRA; this comes from the coding sequence ATGTCTTTCCAAAATTCATGGCGACCCTCTACTTCCATTAATCTTCTTCGGCAACGTGCAGCCATTCTCAATCAAATCAGAGCGTTCTTCAATCAACGCGGCTATCTGGAGGTAGAGACGCCTGCCATGGCTAGTTGCGGCATTACTGATGTCTATTTAAGTAATATCAAAGCCATATTCCGCAATGAAACCTATTACCTGCAGACTTCTCCTGAGTACCACATGAAACGGCTCCTGGCAGCAGGCAGCGGGCCTATTTTCCAAATGGCCAAAGCCTATCGGGATGATGAATTCGGACGTTACCACAATCCTGAGTTCACCATGCTGGAATGGTATCAGCTTGATATTGACCACCATGCATTAATTCAGGAAGTTGATGAATTATTGCAAGTGATTTTAGGCTGTCCGCCGGCAATCCGTAAAACCTATCAGCAGCTATTTATGGAGGTGTGTGCCCTTGATCCGTTTACTGCAACCATTGCGGACTACAGGGCTTGTCTTGAGCGATTCAGCCTGGAGTACGTCTTGGCGGCCGATGAAAAGGATGCGGATCAATATTTGTTTTTATTAATGAGCCATATCGTTGAACCTAGCCTGGCAAGCTCGACAGCTCCAGTGGTTGTCTATGATTTTCCTGTCTCCCAGGCGGCCTTAGCCCAAGTCAATAATGACCGTGCACAACGTTTTGAATTTTATTATGGCGGTATGGAATTAGCGAACGGTTTTCATGAGCTCCTGGACGTGGAAAAGCAGAGGAATCGCTTTGAACAGGATATAGCGAAGCGGAAAGCCTTAGGCTTGGAACTTCCTCCCATTGACCCTTACTTTCTTGCTGCATTGGAGCATGGTTTGCCTGCTTGTAGCGGAGTTGCCCTGGGGGTGGATCGTATGGTGATGTTGGCGTTACAGCAGACTGATATAGCAGGTGTTTTAAGCTTTGATTTTTCCCGGGCATAG